Genomic segment of Drosophila simulans strain w501 chromosome 2R, Prin_Dsim_3.1, whole genome shotgun sequence:
ACGCGATCCACGCGAGCTGAGATTTTGCTCAGATCGTATTTGGAGTCTTTGGATGCTCCTCCGTCGCGACCCGACTTAGGCATCTTGCTAGCTTCGGTGGGCAGGCGTTAAGCAAATACTGAAATTATGTCAATGTCACtatattgtttgtttaaaattacaattaaatcTTTATACTAATTACACATTCTTCCTTCTTTGCAGATTGAACTGGAGAATCTCAATAGTGCAACCGATGAGATTAATAAGCTAGAAATCGAGCTAGAGGCAAGTGCCATAGTCATTTCATTAATGATATAATAGCCTAATTAAATTCCTTCATGTTTTGCTTAGGAGGCCAATTCCACCTTTCGCATCCTGTTAAATGAATCTACACGCCGCCTTAAAGTTTCCTCTAAGAAGTTGGGCAACTGCATAGAGAAGGCTAGACCCTACTACGAGGCATTGGACAAAGCACGCGAGGCACAAATAGAATGCCAAAAAGCAGCGGTTAAGTTCCAGCGAGCTAATGGTTAGtataacaaacaaatattgaaaaaaagaGTTAACAAGTCTTAATTTTTGCTTTAGAAATCCATGCCGCAGCCAAGGAGACGGTGGCGCTTGCTGAGCAGCGTTTTATGTCCAACTCGCACGAATGGCAGTTCGACAATGCCTGGCAGGAGATGCTTAACCATGCTACCCAGAAGGTGATGGATGCCGAGACGCAGAAAGCCGATTGCCATGCGGAGCACCAGAGGCTCACCAAACTTTTCAACACCGCCGAGCAAAAGCTGCAACAGCTTGAGGATCGTTTCCGTCGTAGCATCAACAAGTCGCGACCGTACTTCGAAGAGAAGCAGGTGTGTCAGGATCAGCTGCAGACACAAAAAAACCGcattcaggagctgcagcagcaggtggcCGGTGCTAAGAGCACTTACTCTACGGCCTTACGCAACCTGGAGAGGATCAGTGAGGATATACATAGGCAGAGGGGAGATTTTCCCACTCCACCAGGACCCCGCGAGCCGGGTGTGGGAGCAGAGTTAAACTCGCCGACTTCCAGTGCCTTGCCATCACTGCCCGATTTCCAGCTGGAGCTTGAGAAGTGCGACTATCCCTCCATAGCGGGCAGCCAGATGTCTCTGGGCGCAAAAACTCCACAAGCAGCTGCCGAAACTGAAGATGAGGAGGATGCCTGCGACTACGATGAAACGGGAGCCGGGGAGCTCAGAGGTGTAGTGGATGAAGGCGATTTGGAGGCGCTACGACAGAAGGTCAAGATCCTGGCGGTGCGTCCCATCGAGGGCGGagatggccagcagcagaatGATGTGTGGGAGCATGAACTGAAGGCCACAGTGGACAAGCTGGATCATTTGATGATGCTCAAAGAAACAGCCAAAAGGCAGCAAACGAACCGCTTGAAGTCCACCGAACAGCGACCCGATTCTTTGGGTGCCGAGGCCTTGAAACGCCACTGCGATGTGGTCGAGGTGAAGGTCACCTCATGCGCCACCACAGCCAGCTTGCCAGTTACACCCCATCACCAGCTGAATCACCTTGCACCGCCCACGCCCATTAAgaagctgcaacagcaactggcGCCCTTGCCCTCCGTAAACGTTTCCATGCGGGAGTTGCCCCTGTTAGCCAGGTTGTCCAACGAGCTCCTGGATCGCAGCAGTGCTGCCTTCGGCGGAGTGCGCAAGTCGCTGCGCAGGCGCTCTCTGGAATAGTGAGCAACTAGGGGGCCAGAGGAGACTTCTTCAGCCAGCCCCATATcagatttgtttatattaaatgaatAATGAAGTAATTGTAAAACGTTAAACGCCGCATTTAAATGTGCACCACTATCGATAAGTCTACACCTACAGGATATAAACACCAACTATTTTCGTATAAATGTTGATTACATTCTAATCTATTGTCTCCGTATATGTTTCTCACTGTTAATACTTTAACTATGTAAATGTTTTGTGATTcgagagagcaaaaagaaaaggattGAATGATATGCAAACAATAAGCAGCTTTAAGTTAATGTTAAAACCCTAAACTAATAAACCCAGGTAGACTCactaatttaattcaaatggGCACATGCACTAAGTAGTTTAGCCTAAAAATACCACGAAAATGAAACTCTGAATAAAAACAAGTGTCGAAATGTAACGAATTCAATTAGATAATTAAGTGTGAAACTCTCAAAGCTAAATGTAGTGGATtaataaaaggaaaatgcaatgCAGTTTTGTTCGGTGCCCCAGAGTTAAGTTAATGAAATGAACTACAAGTATTTGAAATAGAAATAATATTGAAACTTGAAATGagaataaaattgaattttaattcaaatttatacgtttttttttggctgcatATGGGTTTTTGCTATGTGAATTGCTTGCGgattaaatgaatattaaattatcaGGGCTTTAGAAGTGCGGGTACTAAGATTGTTCAAAAAACATCTGTTTTTTAAGTTGGTGACCTttacagaaacaaaaacttaagGTTCGCTGTCAATGATGCAACTGTAGCCGAAATATTGCAACTATTATAAAATTCACAAAGCAAAACGCGGGCGGTTCTAAAAATTTCGAAGTGATGTCATTTTCACTGCATTGAATGCCAAATCTgaggcaaaataaatattctgtCCCCAAATTATGTAAGCCCGAATTGGCTGCAGCCGTCATCAGCTGACTTACCTTTGAATTGGTAACGCCTCGGCAGGTGGGTGTGCACACGCGAattttggatttggattcggcAGTGTTTCGATtactacaaaatatataacgCCGGGCGCAAGCACAAATATTTCCAATTACTTTCGTCCGAAACGCGTGCGGCACCAAAAATCAACaagctgcttcttcttcttacaCAGTGATGCCAACTTGTCAGCGACATAAATGGACAACAAAATAAGCTAAGATTGGTAAACATTTGGTAAGCAACATGTTATTACCGTCTTCAAGGTATTTAAATATCATTGTTTTAGTGATTTGATTTGTAGCCAGattatatagttttaattttttaatatagttcaaatatatttataagtcaAATAGCCACCACTACTGTATACTCGATATATTAAATCGATAACGCTATCGCATCAAAAGGTCACACTGCTTGAGCAAAAAACCCAGGaaaccatttaaaattaaggAATTTGATAATAAAGAAGCTCGCTTTCTCTTAAAGTTATAAACGCTatccatttaaattaaataaagttatatAGCTAAATCGTCGCCTCCAGAGGCACATTTAATGGCATAATCTTTACACTACGGCGAATACAACTACGATTTTTTGACTTTGGTGCATCTGATGCCCTTGGATTGAAGTTTTCTCATGATGTCCAGGGTCTCTTGATTTTTGGTTGGGTTTAGCTCAGTCGTGGCATTTGAATGGGTACTTGCTCGCTTCACCTCCACACCGCATGCTCTGAGTTTGTTTAGGATCTTCTGGGTGCCATCCAATGGAGGAGTTGATTTGCTTGTTATGGGAGGAACTGGTTCCTCGGGCGTCTTTGGAGGTGCTGGCACTTCAGATATCCTTGAAGAGACTGGTATAATAAGCTTCGATGCAGGAGAAAATTTCATGGGTACCAATTGAGATGTTAACTGCATTGTCCTGTTAGCACAAGATTGCAATGACCCTACAGGAAGTGCAGGAGCTGGTGGTACCACTGGAATCCTTTCCTTTTTCTCCGTCTCCTGCAGTCGCTTCAGATCCTCCAGCACATGGGGTATCAGGATGGTGGCCTTTTTGATCCTTACTCCGCTCGGTTGAGCGGAGGACAAGCAGGCACGGGATctgcgctgctgctgtgcgGTCAGAATGGTACGACGGGAGGTGGGAGGGCTACGCGGACGTTTCGCAGGCACCCCTTCCGGTTCCTGAGACCCCCTGGCGAGCGTCGCTAGGACCTCCTTTACTATATTTTCCTTGGAATTTGTCTTTACTATGGGCTGTACAGTGGGCTTTGGATCGGTGTACCAGCGTGGATCCTCCAGCTCTGCCTCCCAGTCGATGGcgctgttggtgctgctcgAATTTTTAACCGCCTCCAGGTCGTAGATGTGAAGCTGCAAGAAGTGAGTTCAATTAAAAGGATTCTCAGGAAGTTTTGGGGGCAACGCCGGCTTATGGAGCTCCCTTAGTTGCCTACCTCCTGTCTGCCATTCACCAGTCTCGTTTCCCGATTGGAATCATCAAATGCCAGCGGTTCGATTGGCGTTACTATGTATTTTACTCCGGGGCAATCGCCTAGGTGGCGCTGGAACGATTGGAGCGTCATAAAGTGGCATTCGCAGCTGCGACACAGCGTTAGAAGGCGTTTTTGGTCGTCGTACAGCACGTCGCCGAGCCGAATCGTCTTCATGGACTTCATGTTACGCGTtccattcattttatttagccAATTCGCGCCAAGTAGGAAAATGGtatcaaaaaattatttcagTCAGTTTTTGCATTCGTGCGGAGTGGCCAGACGTTGAAACGTAGTAGATGCCAACGATTTTTAGTTGGTATAACATCTGACATATAAATACCGAACAGttggtattattttaattgcgcGCGTAAATTCAAAGCACAAGAAACAATCAAACAGGAAAAAGACAATACGTTTTAATAAAGAAATCATTTAGATATAAGATTTGATTAGGATGACGGTATATAAAAACATGTAAACTGATATGTTCTTATCTAATTAGTCTGTACGAAGGAATCGCTtggaatattttaatataaatattatttagatttatacaaaatagatgaatacatacatacatactatgTAAAAGAGAACGATTTCTTGTCTACGTTTTTTCGTCCATGGAttgaaaatttttgaaaagatTTCATTTGAACTAGTCCTGCTCATTTTTTGCTGCATTAATAGTATCTCCCTGCTTTCTTTTACATTGTCGAATAAGTGGACAAGCGTTTTCTTTATCCTTTTTTCCGCGTTGGCTTTTGTTTCCTTTGATTAACGCCCatgcaattgaaattaaatcgcTTGCAAATGATTCGCAAGCCACCTAAAAAAATTGGGCAATCCAAAAAATGACATCGTTTATGCAGCCGAGGGCTGCGCCATTTGTAagcttgccattttttttttgaccaaTGTGATATGGAGCCATATGGAGGGAACATTGTCTGATTTTGACTTCAACTCGAATGTCTGTCTAGTGTGTgtggaaaacaaatgaaaaggaaatccAGCACTTTTTGCGTACctacacatatatattacattttttttttgtaatgttCCGCATAACGAGCACGGACCATGTCGAACCACGTGCAGCATAATCACCTGGCAGAGCGTAGGTGAGTATCGTTGGCATATTCTTGATATTTTTCAACCTGGCCCACTTCGGCCGAATTTTCCTGCTATTCTTGGGACTTAATAAGTGAACTTTAAAGAGCCGCATCGCTTACAGCCAGGAAATTGTATGGATCTGGGGGTCGCAGCTCCAGCGGCAATTGGATGAAGTTGCCGATGCTGATGAGGCTGCTCCTGCAGTTGCTATTCCTGCATGCAATTAAGCCAGGGACGAGAGCGAGGCACAACTTGCCACTCTGTGTGTCCCAAAACTGCAAGCTGACCATGCAAATTACGTTGCCCACACTCATACTTGCACACGCCCTGCTACACACACGCATTCCTGTCGCCTCGTTTGGGGGCCTGCGGGGCTTCCCCGGCATTTGAGTGATGCACCAAGTCGAGGAAGCGGAGAAGGAGGCCAGCTAGCTGGAACCccactgccgctgccactACCACTACTACTACTAACTGCCACTGCCAAAGCTAAGTTAAATGGACCTGCGGTGCACTCGAGCAGCCAGGACGCAAACTACAGTGGATACCGCTTTAAGCAGACTGCCTAAGGCGttgaaaaatattcataagTGAAGCAATCAGTCGAtattttgtgcaaataaaattaagccaTAATTCTATGGAATTTATAAAGAATAAATAGCTTAAAGAATCAAGGATTCAGGTACTAAGTTGGTATACTTTAATATGACTAGCCTAAATGATACaaatatcttatatatatataactttgTGATAATTTATTGTATGGATCCCATAATTACACAAACTAGACACAATTCCAACCTAACTTGTTGGCTGCTAACTTGTTGGATATAGCCAGGCTCCACTGTACTCCGTGCATGCAGATTGAAGTGTAGACCATGTCAAGGTAGCGGCTGCAGCTTTGGCCAGTAGATTAAATTAAACGTGGCAAAGGAGACGGCGCCAGAAGAGGACGAGCTCCGTGGCTAGGTGGCTCCATGGCTCCATGGCTCCGTGACTCCGAGGGctcgccagccagccagcttgCCAgcttgccagccagccagcttgccaggaggagcaactgcagccatgcgatggcaatggcaacggcaacgacaatggcaacaacattAAACGTGTTTACACCATGTCCGACCAGTTGATATGCCAACTGCCCCCCGACCTGTCCTGTACCccaccaccacacacacacactcactggcacacacacacacatagggATGCGTAGCCAGGCATGAACTGCTCTTGGACAATGAACACATGCCATGGCAGGGCATTACCACCTACCCATCTGCCCGCCCAGCCTCCCACCACCCATCACCCGTCCACTATTGTCCTGCTCTTTGTTTACTGTTTTTCAAGGGGTTTCGCAGGCGAGTGAActagcaaaaaaaatgaaagcaaagAATCACAATCACTGCATACTTGCAGGTGCAGCTGCTGTCATAATACAATAGAGAAGCTGGCGCTACAATTGCcacagctgttgttgttgctgctgttgttgctgctgttgttgttgttgttattgctgttgcatTGTTGTGGACTGCGAATTAACTAAGGCCACCCCATCACAGTTGGTCCCTTCACCACTTTTTCCTGGCACTATTTTCAACATCTTGGCGACCACGTTTTCGtacaaaaatgttgcatactttccgCAGCTGCACACCTACATATACATGGTGTGTCACAgtatgtgtatctgtgtgctatagagtgtatgtgtgagttGTGTCGCCATGTGTTAAGTAAGTTCGGACAAGTGGCTTTCCCAGGCATTTTCCAAGCACCTTCGCCCGACACTTGTACTGTCACTTAAGCTAAGCATCAAGAAAATGTCATTTTTCATCTGAAAGTAGTGCACAAAAACATTGATTGCAACACACAGTGACATACATTTGGCTTCACATTTGTGGGCATTATCAAATCGCCTTGGCTTTACGGCCATGCAATTTCATGGTCGGAATTATTCATTCTATTGGCTTGTATAAAATAAACCTACTCTTTTCAACCAGCAAGCTGTGAATTGTTTTATtggcacataaataataattaaaaaacggaaaaaaatcATGGCCAAAATTTGATAACACTATGCATTATTATCTTTTTAGGACACAagttagttttagttttatctTGGATAGAACATTAAGATATCTtaagaatattaatattttcagtGACTTTAGTTGGGTTTAAAAATCAAGAACGCCACAAATTCTGCTGCATAATAAACTTAATATATCCAATGACCACATTTACAATGACAAACACGGTTGTGTGTTCTAGGCCAACTTTTCCCCAGCCAACTTTTCCAGTGCGATGGACCAAGTTAACCAGTAATATATGAGGGGGCATTGTTGAGCTTTCAACTGGTAATTGTAACTGGTGACTAGCAACCTGGAagctgcaagttgcaagttgcaactgtCTCACCGTCGTCAGTTTAGCCGGAGGAATCAAAGTCCAAATATTACGCTCATTTATTGACCGACGGCAAACACAAACGAGAAGTCAAATGAAATTGCTATAAACGATGGACCGATGGAACATAGAACTTTTCCCCCAGCCCCACCAATCATTGCCACAGGACCTCCTCTATTGACAGGGGCATGTGTTTGAGTTCGGTGAGGGAACTGGCGGACTTAGGTGGATGGAATTCGGGGGAAGATAACTTCCTGGCCATACCCGGTGCAAGTCGTCCTCGATGGCACCGGGGCCATCTAGCCCAACCAGCCCATCTAGGTGGGGCACAACAATTGCAGGAGATCGGCAATTTCCTGCTTGCCTCGCAGGCAACTTGATTACAAagcacaaaaatcaataggaaatgcagttaaatattttgcaagcCGAAATAATTGCACATCTGAAAAGCGATGGTATATGGCCAGTACTACTACTGTACATAACTACTTTAGATGGTGGAATGATGAGTAGTGGCACAATAAATGCAGCCAGCTGTCCAACATTGTTGgcagaaattatttaattaaaagccaaaactGAAGTTGCCCGGAAAATGTTCCTCAGCTGTAAGCGCAACGGAAAAACTTATGGATCATTGCAAACTTTCGTTACCCTCctagtttttttatttttttgtattttttttttatatatattttatttctgtaCCAACCCCATTTCCACCCGGAAAGCTGAGCAGGTGAAAAAGTTTGCCAGTCAGCCTTCAACttgttaaacaattttcgTATATATTTTCGACAAGTTTGCCGTCGTAGGTGCGAGTGTGCGGGTAGTTAAAAATCTTAAAGATAGCTCCGATAGTagacaagaaatatatatatatatgtatatatatataaggagCTTTTGCATCTGACTAGCTGACTATCTGCGATTTTCTCTGACTGGCAACTTTGCCAGACTATTTTTCTGCCGCTTTGCATGTCAGTGCAGCTAGAGGAAAAGTTATACTATACACCATACCCCCCGATGCCACCATTCCCGATATTTAGCCATATATCCACCCGATTCAGGGTTGTCGGCTTTTGTGCGCTGAGCGCCTCAGCcatttgcaattgaatttgccaAGCTGCATCCTGCACCCAGCATCCAGCATTCTGCATCCAGGTGCTTGGACTACACAGATAACACTGCAAAATACCATAAAGTGTGCGCTTAAAGGGTAACgatatcaataataaatagcCCGTCTAGAAATTCATGCAACAGAATCGCCCAAAAGCCAGAaagctgaaaacaaaaaataaggtatagtacagaaaaaaaacagagacaggacaacaaaaacagacgAGTGCCTCTGGCGAACTATTAAATTGGCCAGCTTAAACGTAGTctatataataaattgatgGGTTTAACCACTTTCGGCAGCATGGGCAGAAATTTAAGGAAATGCACACCGAAATTTAAGAGCTTCGTGTGCATCGGAAAATCGCATCATTTACATATTGTCGTTAAGTGCTTATAGGCAACAAGAAAGTTAAGGCAGCTTTAATGGGAAAAGTGAGGAGATATTCTTCCAAGTAGCCGACTTATTTATTGAACGAATTTAAATGCATTGCCGTATTCAAATAGGAGTGGACGTGAAAAGCTGGAGTTTAATTATGAAACCCAAACATGAAGAatctatttattaaattggTTAGAGTAGTGGCAATACTTGAAAACCAAATTGTAGGGGTCAGTTGCATTTGAAGCGGAAAATACGTAAAAATTGGTAGGCATCTATGTGGCCACCGCACTGCGGCTataatggaaaatgcattttcccccAGCAATAGAGCAAGTTCGCCATGGTAAACAGCGAAATCAACTGGCAAAAAGTAATCACCAATAAACGACAGTCGAAAAGCAGGCGagtacaaatatttgccacgAAAGTAGACAACAATAAATGACagttcgcacacacacagacggaCTGTGGCCCCCTGCCGAATTTTCACGGGATTTTCCTAGCCGCATTttcccaaccacccaccgccacccacccaccaactGGCACAGCGGGCAACGATAAATGACAGCAAAATGCTGCTGCAAAGCCAAACAGTTTGCAATAACCGCAGGACGGGGCTTCAGCTTTAAGTATCGGCAAAACGTTAAGCAGTGACCCTCGACCCCCGAACCCAACTATCATCGACCTCTGACCTCCCCCCACACCCCTGACCTGACCAAACATTTTACGGTTTCACctcgaaattaaatttcccctTTTCAATACCGGCCAAAAAAGCCGCATCGATAGACGGCCAAAACGTGGCATCATGGtgaaaactaaaatcaaattgccACGGCCAGCCATGAAAATCGTGGAAATTATCAGATGCCAAAGCGACCGTGGAAAATGGTTAGGAAAATGCTATATACGTACGTATGTACGTAGTGTTGCATAGAAATTCCAGTCAGCGCCAGCATTCCCTGTGCATCCATCAAATTCGAAAAAACGCTGGGCAAGAAGCCCTTGGATTATTAAAACCAAACTATGAAAACACAAGGAAATGCTGGCCATCAAATTATATTCCACAAAAAGCGGAGCTTCATTGGGCAAAAGGTGTGCGGCCACGTACCGCAAATATTTGTGAACACGTGTGCAATGGCCACAAGTGCGGAAGTTGCACTCGCGCTTTTTtctaataaatgaaaagcaaatagGAAAGCGGCAACTCAGCTGCTTTTCCGCCtggaaatgtgaaatgttGTTTGTGCGCCTCGGTTCCTCTTTTTCAccccctttttctttttgttcctGCCCCACGCCGGTGGCAAAAAGCCCTCTGTGCCACGAGCGGGTCAAAACCTGAACTTTCAATCTGAAAGTCCACGAAAATCTAAAGCAAAACTTTATGCACGTAGCGGAAAATCGGTCAGTTATGAGTTCAAtagtttttcctatttttttttggctggtcATTAGCATCGCACCAGATTCAAGCAGCAACCCAAATATGACAGCTCACAGCATCTGGAGTGCTGACTTTAAGTCCCTGACATTTTGAAAGCCCTTTTCGGCGCGACCTTGACTAGACAACCCTTGGATCAAGGACCCTATAccatactatatatatgtacatacccCAAAGACAGCGGCACTCGCGCAAAAAAGCctcgcaaataaatttaaaaattcaaatgggTCGACTCCAGGCCAAAGTCACCGAGTCGCCAACTTGACTTgcgttgagttgagttgaggtTGCGGCCATGGAAGCCAGGGAAGCTATGGAAGCCGAAGGAATCTcaagctggaggagcacaACTGCAAACAGAGATTGGGACACCAGACGTTCACTTGCTGACAGCTGAGTGTATTCTTAATAATGCATATACACACCAAACAACGATGCCAACAAAAAATGCTGTGTGTacatgcacttaaaaaaaaatggaggtggttttgcaaatatatattctcCTTCTTTTACTGGTAATATCTGGAAGAATTATGCTCAATTCATTGATGTATTGGGAAATATCccaaaataaatccaaaaatattttcatcttTAACaagaattcattttttttaaatgcctAGTTCATATTTTCATGTGCACATGCAAAACTTACTCAGTAACTATGTCAGTAAGTGTTTAAAATGAGTAGTACTTGTAGAAATACATACTACATTTATGAAACGCATATAGTATTGTGCAcaccgtttttttttgtgctgagTGTAGCAATGGACATAGGATTCGAATGGAGGGGTAGTCGCATCTGACgaaaaatttacaatttcgCACGCCATAGCGCCTACAGAATGTCACAGCAAAGTATGGAGAAATGAATGGTGGCAGGGATTTGGGGCTAGGTTGCTGCAGAGGATGATGGGGCCTCTGGAGCGCCGGCGGAGACTCCCATACCGccgacaacaacaatcagACAAAACAGACAaatccagcagcagcgaccACGACAACGAGAGCTTGTCGCAACGATCTGCGTCTGGCTGCGCGGGCCCGTGTCCCACtgtctgtgtat
This window contains:
- the LOC6734571 gene encoding SH3 domain-binding protein 5 homolog; translated protein: MSSAEDGELDPQIQIELENLNSATDEINKLEIELEEANSTFRILLNESTRRLKVSSKKLGNCIEKARPYYEALDKAREAQIECQKAAVKFQRANEIHAAAKETVALAEQRFMSNSHEWQFDNAWQEMLNHATQKVMDAETQKADCHAEHQRLTKLFNTAEQKLQQLEDRFRRSINKSRPYFEEKQVCQDQLQTQKNRIQELQQQVAGAKSTYSTALRNLERISEDIHRQRGDFPTPPGPREPGVGAELNSPTSSALPSLPDFQLELEKCDYPSIAGSQMSLGAKTPQAAAETEDEEDACDYDETGAGELRGVVDEGDLEALRQKVKILAVRPIEGGDGQQQNDVWEHELKATVDKLDHLMMLKETAKRQQTNRLKSTEQRPDSLGAEALKRHCDVVEVKVTSCATTASLPVTPHHQLNHLAPPTPIKKLQQQLAPLPSVNVSMRELPLLARLSNELLDRSSAAFGGVRKSLRRRSLE
- the LOC27206615 gene encoding uncharacterized protein LOC27206615 isoform X1 encodes the protein MNGTRNMKSMKTIRLGDVLYDDQKRLLTLCRSCECHFMTLQSFQRHLGDCPGVKYIVTPIEPLAFDDSNRETRLVNGRQELHIYDLEAVKNSSSTNSAIDWEAELEDPRWYTDPKPTVQPIVKTNSKENIVKEVLATLARGSQEPEGVPAKRPRSPPTSRRTILTAQQQRRSRACLSSAQPSGVRIKKATILIPHVLEDLKRLQETEKKERIPVVPPAPALPVGSLQSCANRTMQLTSQLVPMKFSPASKLIIPVSSRISEVPAPPKTPEEPVPPITSKSTPPLDGTQKILNKLRACGVEVKRASTHSNATTELNPTKNQETLDIMRKLQSKGIRCTKVKKS
- the LOC27206615 gene encoding uncharacterized protein LOC27206615 isoform X2 translates to MNGTRNMKSMKTIRLGDVLYDDQKRLLTLCRSCECHFMTLQSFQRHLGDCPGVKYIVTPIEPLAFDDSNRETRLVNGRQELHIYDLEAVKNSSSTNSAIDWEAELEDPRWYTDPKPTVQPIVKTNSKENIVKEVLATLARGSQEPEGVPAKRPRSPPTSRRTILTAQQQRRSRACLSSAQPSGVRIKKATILIPHVLEDLKRLQETEKKERIPVVPPAPALPVGSLQSCANRTMQLTSQLDI
- the LOC27207098 gene encoding uncharacterized protein LOC27207098; this translates as MSNHVQHNHLAERRAASLTARKLYGSGGRSSSGNWMKLPMLMRLLLQLLFLHAIKPGTRARHNLPLCVSQNCKLTMQITLPTLILAHALLHTRIPVASFGGLRGFPGI